In Humulus lupulus chromosome 6, drHumLupu1.1, whole genome shotgun sequence, a single genomic region encodes these proteins:
- the LOC133785990 gene encoding receptor-like protein Cf-9 homolog: MGLFSWLYSLIILFFFFFVTSLSSPSPPPLCHPHESSALLHFKNSFTFYNHTWFCMEYYGINNPNNTISWNKNMDCCKWSGVTCDEVTAHVIRLDLTCSGLQGILHSNNSLFSLAHLQSLILSGNDFYDSKISSQFGKFSNMVHLDLSFSGFTGQVPLELSHLSNLVTLDLSWNYDLKPETSSWKRTVANLTNLKELFLSEVNMSSTSPDSFMNLSTSLTSLDLSWSHLQGKLPENVLSLPNLQQLDLSYNSFLNGSFPQYNWSSPLKVLDLSQSGVVIDLPHLCRKFKYLHILFLSNSNFLKLSLTLLENCTQITSLDLSRNNFGGYIPWSSILNIQQLTYLDLSWNNFVGPIPEICSNSTKHSFSCVSSKHQLVSSPPLNLKYLDLSYNELNGTIPSWLYSLPSLQYLDLSSNKLSGNIQEFQHNSLEHLSLSSNKLQGSFPRSIFQQVNLSFLYLFSNNLSGVVQFDQFSKLKNLQHLDLSDNSLSLVSNSKNNDTLPNTLFELYLSSCGISEFPYSLRSLEILVYLDLSNNQIEGSVPKWLWNVGKDSLEFLDISHNSLTQIDHIPWKNLGTINLRSNRLQGHLPIPPPKTMLFSISNNTLDGEISHLICNLSLLEVLDLSNNHLSGDIPPCLGNSSLRVLDLHKNKLHGIIPSHFPKESILQVLNLNENQLEGSLPKSLFNCKELKFLDIGNNKINGSFPWWLESLPNLQALILRSNRFQGSIGNPKVRHPFQNLRIMDLSGNEFTGHLPQKYFENFVGMMNATSNYLSYMQTTSNVTYYEISLLTIKGNYVELEKIQTMLIVIDFSRNNFTGEIPKLVGKLNSLKGLNFSHNKISGNIPPSLGNLTNLEWLDLSSNELAGKIPWQLAANLYQLQFLNLSVNQLEGLIPRSRQFDTFTNDSYKKNFGLCGFPISESCNEDTRPQFQQEDNEEHVNGFDWKIVLMGFGSGMIIGISVGYMLLSDKIIDGLVKTMKGEQ; this comes from the coding sequence ATGGGTCTGTTTTCATGGCTCTACTCTCTCATcattctcttctttttcttctttgttacTTCTTTGTCTTCTCCTTCTCCACCTCCATTGTGCCATCCCCATGAAAGCTCTGCTTTGCTCCACTTTAAGAACTCTTTCACCTTCTATAACCATACATGGTTCTGTATGGAGTATTATGGGATTAATAATCCTAATAATACAATTTCATGGAACAAAAACATGGATTGCTGCAAATGGAGTGGAGTCACATGTGATGAGGTCACAGCTCATGTCATCCGTCTTGACCTTACATGCAGTGGCCTTCAAGGCATTCTTCACTCCAACAACTCTCTTTTCTCTCTTGCTCATCTCCAATCTCTTATTCTCTCTGGAAATGATTTTTATGATTCCAAAATTTCATCTCAATTTGGTAAGTTTTCAAATATGGTTCACCTTGACCTTTCTTTCTCTGGTTTCACTGGCCAAGTTCCTCTCGAATTGTCTCACTTGTCCAACTTGGTTACACTTGACTTGAGTTGGAATTATGATTTGAAACCAGAGACATCTAGCTGGAAAAGAACTGTAGCAAACCTAACAAATCTCAAAGAATTGTTTCTTAGTGAAGTCAATATGTCTTCTACTTCACCTGATTCCTTTATGAATCTGTCAACTTCTTTGACATCTCTTGATCTTAGTTGGAGTCATTTGCAGGGGAAACTTCCAGAAAATGTTCTCAGTTTGCCAAACCTTCAACAACTTGATTTGAGTTACAACTCATTTCTCAATGGTTCTTTTCCACAATATAATTGGAGCAGCCCACTTAAAGTATTGGATCTTTCTCAATCTGGAGTCGTAATAGATCTACCTCATCTTTGTAGAAAGTTTAAGTATTTGCACATTTTGTTTCTAAGCAATTCCAATTTCTTAAAACTTTCTCTCACATTGCTTGAAAACTGCACACAAATCACTTCCTTAGACCTTTCTCGTAATAATTTTGGTGGTTATATCCCATGGTCATCCATTTTAAATATACAACAACTAACCTATTTGGATCTTTCATGGAATAATTTCGTAGGCCCAATTCCAGAAATTTGTAGTAACTCAACAAAACATTCATTTTCTTGTGTCTCTTCAAAACATCAATTAGTGAGTTCTCCTCCATTGAATTTAAAATATCTAGATTTATCTTATAATGAGCTTAATGGGACAATACCATCTTGGTTATATTCCCTTCCATCTTTACAATATTTAGATCTAAGTTCCAACAAACTCAGTGGTAACATTCAGGAATTCCAACATAATTCTTTGGAGCATCTTTCTTTATCTTCTAATAAATTACAAGGCTCTTTCCCAAGATCAATTTTTCAGCAAGTCAATCTCTCGTTTTTGTATCTTTTCTCAAATAACTTGAGTGGTGTCGTGCAATTTGATCAATTTTCAAAGTTAAAAAATCTCCAACATCTTGATCTTTCTGATAATAGCTTATCATTGGTATCTAACAGTAAAAATAATGATACTTTGCCCAATACTCTTTTTGAATTATATTTGTCTTCATGTGGTATAAGTGAGTTCCCGTACTCCTTAAGAAGCTTAGAAATTTTAGTATACTTGGATCTCTCCAACAATCAAATTGAAGGCAGTGTTCCCAAATGGCTGTGGAATGTGGGTAAGGATTCATTGGAATTCCTAGATATTTCTCACAACTCTTTAACACAAATAGATCATATTCCATGGAAGAATCTAGGAACCATTAACCTCCGCTCCAACCGACTTCAAGGTCATCTTCCAATTCCACCACCTAAAACAATGTTGTTTTCAATCTCAAACAATACATTGGATGGGGAAATATCACATTTGATTTGCAACCTCAGTTTGCTTGAAGTCCTTGATTTGTCAAATAACCATTTGAGTGGGGACATTCCTCCATGCTTAGGAAATTCAAGTCTCCGTGTGCTAGATTTGCACAAGAATAAGCTTCATGGCATCATTCCTTCACATTTTCCAAAGGAAAGCATCCTACAGGTTTTGAATCTCAACGAAAATCAATTGGAAGGGTCCTTACCAAAGTCTTTGTTCAATTGTAAAGAGCTGAAATTTTTAGATATTGGAAACAACAAGATAAATGGATCATTTCCCTGGTGGTTGGAATCTCTTCCGAATCTCCAAGCTCTTATCTTGAGATCTAATAGATTTCAAGGTTCAATAGGCAATCCCAAGGTGAGACATCCCTTTCAAAATTTGAGAATTATGGATCTCTCTGGCAATGAATTCACTGGTCATTTGCCCCAAAAgtattttgagaattttgtgGGAATGATGAATGCTACTTCAAATTACTTGAGCTACATGCAAACAACATCCAATGTTACTTATTATGAAATCAGTTTGTTGACAATAAAAGGAAATTATGTTGAGTTAGAGAAAATCCAAACCATGCTAATAGTCATTGATTTCTCGAGAAATAACTTCACAGGTGAGATCCCAAAGTTGGTTGGTAAGCTCAACTCACTCAAAGGGCTCAATTTTTCACACAACAAGATATCTGGCAATATTCCACCATCCTTGGGAAATTTGACCAATCTAGAATGGTTAGATCTCTCCTCGAACGAGCTTGCTGGGAAGATTCCATGGCAATTGGCAGCAAATCTATATCAACTCCAATTTTTAAATCTTTCCGTGAATCAATTGGAGGGGCTTATACCTCGCAGTCGACAATTTGATACATTCACAAACGATTCATACAAAAAGAATTTTGGCTTATGTGGGTTTCCTATTTCAGAATCATGCAATGAGGACACCAGACCCCAATTTCAGCAAGAAGACAATGAGGAGCATGTGAATGGATTTGATTGGAAAATTGTGTTAATGGGTTTTGGAAGTGGAATGATTATTGGAATTTCGGTGGGATACATGCTCCTTTCAGATAAAATCATTGATGGGCTTGTCAAAACGATGAAAGGAGAACAATGA
- the LOC133785991 gene encoding uncharacterized protein LOC133785991 — translation MENIPSQFDSIRSSYNAQKEQWTVGEMSAILAKEEEDMRKGRARSISMVTNPNNPHKRKFTSNNSSDQKHPKKKANHPKGNGQASSSSTGHKNEFFKGKCNFCQCFGHKKADCRKLKAHLEKKGSDKPKKTE, via the exons ATGGAGAATATTCCATCTCAGTTTGATTcaatcagatcaagctacaatgctcagaaggagcaatggactgttggggagatgtctgctattcttgccaaggaagaggaggacatgagaaaaggtagggcaagaagtatctccatggtgacgaacccaaacaatcctcacaagagaaagttcacttCCAACAACTCTAGTGACCAAAAGCATCCTAAGAAGAAAGCCAACCATCCTAAGGGAAATGGGCAAGCTAGCTCATCTTCAActggtcataagaatgagtttttcaaagggaagtgCAACTTTTGTCAATGCTTTGGGCATAAGAAAGCTGATTGTCGAAAGCTCAAAGCTCACTTAGAGAAGAAAG gcagtgaCAAACCGAAGAAGACCGAGTAG